One Cumulibacter soli genomic window, GCCGAGCCACTCGCCTGCGACGACTGCTTGACCTCAGTCTGAGCCTGCTCGGTGGCTTCTTCGTTCTTCTGCTGAGCGGCCTGCGGATCCGCCGCAGCCTGCTGCGCGGCTTCGGTGTCGCCACCCTGCGCAGCCTCGAGCGCGGCGCGCTCCTGCTCGCTCAAATCAGCAAGCTGAGCCTCGAGTTCCGGAAGTTCGGCCTCGAGGTACTCCTTCTTCTCGGAGATGGTGTCCATCGCCTCGGCCGCGGCAGCCTTAGCCGCGTCGGCGGCTTCCTTGGCCTGCACGTCCGCGGACTTGGCCGCATCCAGCGCCTGCAACTTCTCGTCATGGAACGAGTCGATCTGCGACTTGACGTTCGCTTTGTCGATGAAGTCGGACGGCGATTCGCCGGCGAGCAACATGATGCTGGTCGGGGTAGCGCCCGACATGAACTGGTCCGCACCGAGATCGGCAACGACCTGCTGGGCGGAGGCGAGGTCGGACTGCGCCGCCTCCAGAACCTTCGCGGCCTTCTTCTGCGCGGCTTCCTGCTTCTCGTACTCGAGTTTGGCGCCGAGGTACTCCTCGTTCACCGCAGCAAGCTCAGCCTGCTTCTCGGAGATTTCCTCCTGAACGCTGGCCTTGTCTTCCTTGATCGCGTCGGCGTCCGGTTCTGCGAAGGACGGACCGGCGAGGCCCACGAGCATGACGAGTGCGGTCGCCGCGGAGGCAGCGAACAGGTGCTTCTTCGAGGCAGCCATATGGTTGGCGGCACTCCTCTTCCATCTCGACCGCCTACCGAGTTAGCTGACGGATTCGGGCTTGGAAGGTTGCCCTACGACTGGTAGCAACACCAGCCGATTCACCCCATGTGGGAGACCACTGTGGTTCCCCGGCACTTCGGTCCCATCGCTGGTTCCGATGTTTCGGCGGTGCCTCACGCGTCGCTCCGGGTTCGGACGACTTCATCGTGAGACCGGTGCAACGTTACATTCGTAACCAGTTCGTGACAATGATATCTGGGCGTTCTGTGGACTATTTTTCAGCGAATAGGTCACATCTGCCACGGCATCGAGCAACGGTCGGAGTTTCGCAACACGAGACTCCATCCATTTCAGGCTCGAGTCGTTACCTTTCCGGCGCTGGCCAGGATGCGGCGCAGCAATGGTCGCGGGGTGATTCGCGCGAGCGTCATCGCCACCTTGTAACGCGCGGTCGGCACGCTTCGTGTTCGGCCACGACGCAGGTCCTGCAATGACTCGGTCACCACTTGCTCGGGAGTCAGCCACGCCCACGACGGAATCCACGAGGTGTCCATCCCTAGCCGCGGATGGAACGCCGTCCGCACGTAGCCGGGAAACACACACAGCACACGCAGCGGCGTGCCGTGCACAGCCACGGCCAGCGATTCGGTAAACGTCGCGACGTACGCCTTGCTGGCCGCGTATCCGGGACCGGTATCGCTCGGGGTGTACGCCGCCACCGACGACACGTTGATGATGCTGCCGCGGTTGCGCTGCAACATGCCCGGCAATGCCGCATGGCACAGCCGCATCAGCGCCGACACGTTCAGGTCGAGCATGTCCTGCTCGACCTGAGGCGCCGAGCGCACGAACCGGCCGGGGGTACCGGAACCGGCGTTGTTCACCAGCAGAGAGACGTCGCGGCCACGAACCCGATCGGTGACGAATTCCAGGTCGTCGCCGTCGGTCAGGTCGGCAACCATCACTTCGGCCCGACGGCCGAAGGCGCGCACCTCGTCGGCGACCGACTCCAAGGCCGACTCGTGCCGACCCACCAGCGCGATGTCATAGCCGATCGACGCGAGTTGACGCGCGTACTCGGCGCCTATCCCGCTCGATGCACCGGTGACTACCGCCGTAGGCAAGTCGCGTTCCCCCCCCTGGTCCAATTGCTGCGGACCCAGTCCACTTGTTTCGCCCGAACCCACTGCATTGGGTCCGGTCTTTACTGCTCTGGGCGCGGTCCGATCGGTTCGGACCGCGCCCACTACTTCGGCCCGCGCCTACTGCTTCTGATGCGGCTACTGCTGCGGGCCGCGTCTACTGCTTCGGGCGCGGCGCGAACAGTCCCCCGCCTCGGGGACGTCGTCCTGGCATCGGCGGCAGCTCCACCAGTCGGCCCTTCATGAATGCCCAGAAGGTCGCGATTCCCACCACAGTGAGCACGAGCGTGATGACGTTCATGCCACCCTGCATCACCTGCATGAGGTACATGACGGAGATGAAGCCGGACCCGAACATGCCGATGTAGCGCGCCCACGACTTCGCCCGCTGGTAGAAGAACGTGCCCAGCAGCATGACCACGCCAACGCCACCGAAAATGAACGCCTGGTAGCGGAACTGACTCTCCATCGACTCAAGGGTCGAGTACTCGATGTCGTTTTCCGAAAGCATGTCGTCGATCTGCTCAGCCGTCACCGAGTCAGGCTTGGCCACGTTCAGCGCATCCGCGACATTCCCGCTGTTGATATCGCGCGATTCGCCGGCGGTGGTGAAAGCGTCCTTGGCCACGTCGATCTCGTCGTCGGTGAATTCGGCGATGTCCTGGTCTTCCAGGAGTCTGGCGGTGCCCTCCACCTGCGCGCGGTTCGAGTCCGGCACGAGCGCGCTCACGTCCTGCGAGAACGTGAAAATCATCAGCCCGAGCATGATCGCTGCCAGGATCGAGCCGGAGATGACGGCAAATCGCGACGGCGGGAAAGTCTTGCGGCCCGCCGGCTG contains:
- a CDS encoding NlpC/P60 family protein; the encoded protein is MAASKKHLFAASAATALVMLVGLAGPSFAEPDADAIKEDKASVQEEISEKQAELAAVNEEYLGAKLEYEKQEAAQKKAAKVLEAAQSDLASAQQVVADLGADQFMSGATPTSIMLLAGESPSDFIDKANVKSQIDSFHDEKLQALDAAKSADVQAKEAADAAKAAAAEAMDTISEKKEYLEAELPELEAQLADLSEQERAALEAAQGGDTEAAQQAAADPQAAQQKNEEATEQAQTEVKQSSQASGSAATVVNWALSQQGKPYVWGGAGPNGYDCSGLTLAAYAQIGISLPHQSEAQAGHGTSVSLSALQPGDLVFAPGHVAIYIGNGTVVHAPQPGQTVTTMPMEYMSFTSATRLV
- a CDS encoding SDR family NAD(P)-dependent oxidoreductase; the protein is MPTAVVTGASSGIGAEYARQLASIGYDIALVGRHESALESVADEVRAFGRRAEVMVADLTDGDDLEFVTDRVRGRDVSLLVNNAGSGTPGRFVRSAPQVEQDMLDLNVSALMRLCHAALPGMLQRNRGSIINVSSVAAYTPSDTGPGYAASKAYVATFTESLAVAVHGTPLRVLCVFPGYVRTAFHPRLGMDTSWIPSWAWLTPEQVVTESLQDLRRGRTRSVPTARYKVAMTLARITPRPLLRRILASAGKVTTRA